In the Arachis hypogaea cultivar Tifrunner chromosome 20, arahy.Tifrunner.gnm2.J5K5, whole genome shotgun sequence genome, tcaaacaaagaagaagaaaaaatacataatgctgcaaaattaattggaagaggatgaacctacattcatttaactaaaaaaaagaaagaaatagaaaaaaagaagaagaaaaaaatgcagcattagagaaaatatttttgtatagttGCAGCAAATTTCGGGGTAAAACTAAGACATTTAggtgtattatttaagaatttttggtgaatttgtactgataaattttgtataattcaaagttcttccttttcctcttcttcgtcttctgctacttcttctttttttttttttatcatcatcaccatcttcttttttttcttattcatctttttttcttttgttttaccttcttaagtttcttcttgttttactatttcttaacaagaataaaaacaaaaaaatcaaacaaagaagaagaattaacaCATAATGATGCAAAATTACTTAAAAGATGATGAACTTatatttatttaactaaaagaaagaaagaagtaaggaaaagaagaagaaagaaaaatgcaacattaaaaaaaatatttttgtgtagttGTAGGCGACAATGACgagcttgaaacaaaatttgggacaaaaaatttaataataatatttatattaaaataacatttataaatataattattatttaagtttgttactaataagataataaatataaataaataattctaagtcatagtaaagtatgtgagccaattgaactattttttatcttttagaaaaatactactaatttttttataaaaaatttggaggGCATACCCCATTATCTCAACTAAATTCCGCTCCTTAGTTGCAGCGAAAATGTTGAGGTAAAACTAAGACAtttaagtgtattgtttaagaattttcaatAGTTTTgtactgataaattctgcataattcaaaattcttcctctttttcctccttatcttattcatcttttccttcttattttattcaataataaaaagaatgacgAAGAGGATAAAACAcgtgaattaaaaaaatacaaaaaaaaagagaagaaagagaatgaaaaaaaacGCGTAATACAAACGTGAAAAAGAACGTCGTGATTATACGCATACATTATGAAAGTATATTTTGTTGAGTTAAAATTATCTTACATAAATTTGTgtgtcaaaaagacttgtatataCAATAGATGTCATACaagtagggctggaagtgagccgagctgagccgagctagaccaagctcaagctcggctcacgaaaattgagcttggctcacggctcgactcattaacaatcgagcttatttcttaaactcaagctcggctcaccaaaaactcacgagctggctcaaataagagaaacataaatacataatctataattctatatcaataaattataacttatatattttaaaaaatatttgaaaagatcaattttatatattgtttatctatcaataaattataaattttttatttatgtcctatattaaaattatatgtaaaaaataaatataaatattaaataattaagattgttataatatatatatatatatatatatatatgatcgagccagctcacgagctaatgagctgagcttatccaaactcaagctcggctcatttaatttatgagctcaattccaggctcaagcttggctcaccagctcacgagcttagcttatcgagctgttaacgagtcgagctcgagttggctcatgagctggcttgactcacttccagccctacatACAAGTCAGACCAATTCAATCATCATtttgcttttcaattttttttcttttacatttgtacaggaaaaaaaaaaaaggaacctgCATTTCCGGTTGCCCGTAGCATGGTATGAAGTGCCAGCTTCCTGGTTCCGCAAACAGAACAGAGAAGACCGTCACTTTGGGTTCGAGAGAGCAACAACCACCACCTTGGGGGGTTAGGGTTTGAATTAGGGTACATGGGTAGGGTTTTTCTTCTCGAATTGCAAGGCAGGGCTTACAGATGCAGATTCTGCGATACCCCTCTTGCCCTCTCTGACGACGTTCTCTCTCGGgtactctcttccttttcttaatttcatccccccccccccccttttcccTGGTCTTACTATTTCTTATttgaattatttgaaaaaaattgaaattttttcgTGATCGTTGTTATGGGATTTCAGATGATGAATTTAATTTGGGGAAAGACTGAATTTTGTAGAGACTCATTGATTGAACTCGTGGAACATAATTGTTTAGGAGATTATTCAGTTGTGTATGTTCTACGAGTAGTAGTTGATTGTTTATCGTTTATGTTTTCAATGATAAAAGGATTGATCAAATTCGATAACAGCATGTGTCATATCATATGGAATGTGGATCACTGAAACCAATGGGTAATGCAGCTGTAATTGCTCTCTCATTGCATATTGAGCACCACATCTATCTGACTTCCATTTAGAACATGCccttttctaaaattttagtattctgCAGTCGTAGTTGCTACAGATCATCATATCATTGTTATCCTTGGCACTTCCCTGTGCATAAGAATATGTCCTCTGCTGAAAATTTGTACAACTTATAGATGTGATAGGTTATCATTTGTACAACACTTAGATAACCGATGCCTGGTGTGCTTTTTGAAAATGAGATGCAATTGTGTGTATATTTTACACGAGTTCTTACTCAGGCTGAGTCATTTTCAAAGTTTGATTCTGTGCTGGATTTATGCAACCTTTGGTCCAACCTGATTAAAGTCGAAGGgaatttcacaataaaaataacattCCTTGCATTGCACTTTCTGCAACGCGCAAAGTTTGATTCTGGGCTGGATTTATTCAGCCTTTGGTCCAACTGATTCAGGTTGAAGGGAATTTCACAATTCAATAACATTCCTTGCATTGCACTCCTTTTGCAACAAGGACCTGGAGTTTCATTCATGTTGACTAGCTTTTGCCTTCTGTGTAATGTCTGCTTTGTTCTTGATAGTTACCATAACTTGCTACCGTTTATTTCAGTTTTGAAATTGTAGTTACCTTTTTTGTGAGTATTTCAAGTTTTTAACAAACCTGAGTAACCTAACTcccctttttgttttttttgtttctttttttctcctCCTTTGATGATCAGTCCTTCACTTGCCTTCGAGGGAGGGCATACCTATTTAGCAATGTGTAAGTTTTTCCCTAACTCCCCCCTCTCCCATTTCTTCCTTTCTGTAATCTTAGTTACATATATCTCTTTTATTTCTGTTAAGCTTTTTGCATTGAACCAGGTTGATAGTTTCCCCCTGAATCACCAAAGGGCATCTATTCCTCTATCCACCTGGTTGAATGGAGTGGATCCTTTTGATTTTGTCTGTTATATAGAAAACATTATCATATTAGTTGAATAATGACTCAGCATCCTCAATAGGGTGCTAATTACTTTGTCTGAATATTGACcattttcaaatataaaaatgcTATTCTCTGTTTAATTTACACCTTATGTTAACAAAACCTCCTAGTCTTCCTGAAGGAAAACCTGTAGTAATCTATTCTTGGATCATATTAAATTTGGGGTTTTTCTTATGGCCCACACATCACCCCACTTTGCCTGCAAATAATAAGTTGTGATATTATTTAGTAACCCTCTCTTATATGTCTCTTGTTCCTGATCAAGGTTGTATGAGAAATTCGATGAGCTATAATAATTCAATATTTTAATCTATTAGTATCCTTTCTCCCTTACTAATGTGTATCTAGCATATTGCTAAATGATTATTTTGTACCTGTGATGTCTTTGATTATAATTCTGGCTTCGGTTAGGGTGAATATAACTCTCGGGCCTCAGGAAGAGAGAATGATGATGTCTGGCTGGCACACTGTTGAAGACATATTTTGTTGCTGCTGTGGACAAATGCTCGGATGGAAATATGTGAGTTTTACCTTTGCACCTCAgctttcctcttcttccatacGAACGGTCAGTTTAACCGAGCAGAATTGAAGTCAATGAGATAATACAGTGTAGTGAAAAATTTAACCAATAAATATTTGAGGAGATAATTCAATCAACTTTTCTGCATACTGTATGATTATATGACACAATCAGCATCACTTTGATGATTTCAGTTCAATGTTGATTAATAACTAGTTTGGATTTCTTCAGGTTGTTGCGCATGATAAAAATCAAAGATTCAAGGAAGG is a window encoding:
- the LOC112783381 gene encoding protein yippee-like At5g53940 isoform X1; amino-acid sequence: MGRVFLLELQGRAYRCRFCDTPLALSDDVLSRSFTCLRGRAYLFSNVVNITLGPQEERMMMSGWHTVEDIFCCCCGQMLGWKYVSFTFAPQLSSSSIRTVVAHDKNQRFKEGKSVLERWRIAHDAGDELNLDARAGSSDSENS
- the LOC112783381 gene encoding protein yippee-like At5g53940 isoform X2 → MGRVFLLELQGRAYRCRFCDTPLALSDDVLSRSFTCLRGRAYLFSNVVNITLGPQEERMMMSGWHTVEDIFCCCCGQMLGWKYVVAHDKNQRFKEGKSVLERWRIAHDAGDELNLDARAGSSDSENS